DNA sequence from the Candidatus Planktophila sulfonica genome:
AGAGAGGTGAGTTATTCCAGAGTTTCACTCAGTAGCCCTTGTTCCAATATCGCTACGGCAGCCATCGCATCAATAAGTGACTTCGAGTCACGCATCGATACCCCTGCCTCCTTCAACTTCCTCTGCGCACTCACTGTTGAAAGTCTTTCATCAACTAGTTGAATCGGAAGGTTGGTAATGGATTGAACCTGTCCTACAAATGCTTCGACTTTCTCCGCACTCTCCCCCGTAATTCCGGACATGTTCAGGGGCTTGCCAATAAAAATTCGAATTGGTTCATGTTCAGAAAGAAGCGATGAAATCTCAGTAATGAAGTTCTTCGACTTCGTCTCAAGAACGCAGAGCGGTGAAGCGAGAATGCCATCGGGATCACAGAGCGCTACACCAGTGCGGACATCTCCATAATCGAAGGCGATACGTCGGCCTCGCATATGCGTTACTTACCGGATATGGAATCGGCGATAGCGAGAAGAGCTGCCTGTGACTTAGATGCATCTGTTCCGCCACCTTGGGCGAAATCATCTTTACCGCCGCCTCCGCCACCAAGGATGGTTGAACCAATCTTTACGAGCGCGCCTGCCTTAAGTCCAGTTGCCTTGGCAGCATCGCTGACTGCAACCACGAGAACAGGTTTTCCTTCGTTGGCACTAATAAGTGCAACAGCAGATTGCGGTGCGCGAGCTTTGAGGTCAAGAGCGATCTTGCGCAGGTCATCACCAGTAATGCCATCTGGCAGAACCGCAGTGACAGTCGTCGTTCCATTAAGAACTTGAGCGGAATCTGCAAGTGCACCGATTTGACCCATCGCCTGCGCAGAGCGAACTGCGGCAAGCTCCTTCTCAATATCCTTAATCTTGTTAAGTAGATCAGAGATACGTTCAGGAAGTTCTTCGGTTCGGGCGCCCTTGATAATTTCGGTCAGTGAATTCAACAGCACGTGCTCGCGCGCCAAGAATTTATAAGCATCGACTCCGACAAGTGCTTCAACGCGACGAACACCAGCACCTACAGATGATTCGCTGAGCAACTTCACTACGCCAAGTTGGCCTGAACGTTCGACGTGAGTTCCGCCGCAGAGTTCGCGAGCCCAATCACCAACACTGACGACGCGAACTTGGTCTCCGTACTTTTCGCCGAAGAGCGCCATCGCGCCGATCTTCTTTGCCGCATCTTGAGTCATAGTTTCGGCGGTGACTGCCAAGTTATCGAGCAAGAGTGTGTTGACGCGAGATTCAACTTCATTAAGTACTGAATCAGGAACTGCACCTGTCGATGGGAAGTCGAAACGGAAACGGCCTGGTGAATTCTCAGAACCTGCCTGCGTTGCTGTTTCTCCAAGAATTTCGCGGAAAGCTTTATGGACCATGTGCGTTGCGGTGTGAGCACGCGAAATTGCATGGCGACGCTCCATATCGATCGCAGCAAGTGCCTGCGAACCAGTAGTTACCTCACCTGAGATAACGCGGCCGCGGTGAACAGAGAGTCCATTAACCGGCGTCTGAACATCTTCAATTTCAACAACTGCGCCATTAGAAAGTGTGATGCGACCGCCATCGGCAAGCTGTCCGCCACCTTCTGCATAGAAAGGTGTGCGGTCTAGAACAATTTCAACATCTTGGCCTGAATTCGCTGAAGCTACGCTCAGTCCATCCACCAAAATTCCATTGATTACCGATTCAGTTTCACTATGTGTGTAACCCACAAATGAGGAAGCGCCCTTTGAATCTGCGATCTTCTTATATTCGGAGAGATCTGTATGGCCGCTCTTCTTTGCTTTCGCATCGGCCTTTGCGCGGTCGCGCTGTTCGTTCATGAGACGGCGGAAACCATCTTCATCTACTTCAAGGCCTTCTTCGCGAGCCATTTCGAGCGTCAGATCAAATGGGAAACCGTAGGTATCGTGAAGCTTGAAGACTTCTTCTCCTGGAAGGACGTTCTTCTTCGTAGATTTCAACTGAGTTGAAGCCATATCAAAGATCTGTGTTCCGGCCTTGAGTGTTTGCAGGAATGACTCTTCTTCAGCCACAGAGACAGCGAGAATGCGCTTTTGATCTGCAATAAGTTCAGGGTATTGAGGTCCCATTGCGCCAATTGCTGCAACAGTGAGCTCGGACATAATCGGATCGTTAACGCCCAATAAACGCATATTACGAATCGTGCGGCGCATCATGCGACGAAGAACGTAACCACGACCTTCATTGCCTGGGGTAACTCCATCGCCAATCAACATCGCTGATGTTCGCGCATGGTCTGCAACTACGCGCAGTGAAACATCTGTGTTCTGAGACTTTCCATAGTTAACGCCAGCGAGTGCCGATGCCTTCTTGAGAATCTGCATCGTTGTATCGATTTCATAGATATTTTCTACGCCCTGCAACAAAGCTGCAGTACGTTCTAGACCTAAACCAGTATCAATGCTCTTTGCAGGAAGTTCGCCGAGGATTGGGTAACCATCTTTACCGCCACCTGCACCGCGTTCATTCTGCATGAAGACAAGGTTCCAGACCTCCATGTAACGGTTCTCGTCAGCGATTGGTCCGCCTTCGACTCCGTATTCAGGTCCGCGATCGTAGTAAATTTCAGAGCAAGGTCCGCAAGGTCCCGGAACACCCATCGACCAGAAGTTATCTGCCATGTCGCGACGTTGAATGCGTTCGCGTGGGATGCCGATCTTCTTATGCCAAATATCAGCTGCTTCATCATCATCAAGATAAACAGTTACCCAGAGACGTTCTTCAGGGAATCCATATCCGCCGTCCGCAACAGGACGAGTGAGAAGTTCCCAAGCAAGTGAGATTGCACCTTCCTTGAAGTAATCGCCGAATGAGAAGTTTCCGCACATCTGGAAGAAGGATGCGTGACGTGTTGTCTTTCCCACTTCATCGATATCAAGGGTTCGGACGCACTTTTGAACCGAAGTTGCGCGCTTGTATGGAGGTGTTACCTCACCCAGAAAGAATGGCTTAAACGGAACCATTCCTGCGTTAACAAGAAGAAGGTTTGGGTCATCAGCGATGAGAGATGCTGAAGGAACGACAGTGTGAGTTAAACCTTGACGGTTTTCGGATTCAAAGAAGCGCAGCCAGCGCGAACGGATCTCGGCGGAGTCCACTAGTCAGATTTTTTCTTCGACTTGCGGCCCTTGCTGAGAGTTGCAGCGCCAAGGAGCGCTCCAGCAACTCGTCCAGTAGGACTTTCCATAAAACCAGTCGTTGCACCGGTCACCTTTGAAGTTACTTCTTCAACATTCTTGGTGATCTTTGCAAAACTTTCGAGAGGGCCATTGATAAGTTCCAGTGTGCGTGTTGACTCCGAGAGAAGCGGAGTTGTGTCATCGGTAAATGCTTTGAGGGAGGTTTTTGCCTCGTCGATGAACTTGCTTACTCGAAATACTGTGTAGGCAATCGCTACAGCGATCACGAAGAGTGATGCCGCTGCAATTATCGTTGCAATTCCGCCTGGACCCATGTTGTTAGCCTACCTGACTTACTCCTTTGGAGGAGTCCAATCGATGGCAGCTTCCTTTCGTTGCGCAGGAGTAATTGGAGTTGGTGCACCAGTAAGAGGGTCGCCACCGCTTGCAGTCTTAGGGAATGCAATTACCTCACGGATTGAATCAGAACCGGTGAGTAGTGCGCATACGCGATCAAGACCTAGAGCAATTCCGCCATGTGGAGGTGGACCGTAATTGAAAGCTTCGAGTAAGAATCCAAACTTGCTCTGTGCTTCTTCATCTGAAAGTCCAATTACAGTAAATACATCCTTCTGAATATTGCGATCGTGAATACGAATCGAGCCACCGCCGAGTTCAGTTCCATTAAGAACGATGTCATACGCATAAGCAAGTGCAGATGCAGGATCTGATTTAAATGTCGCTGCAAATTCAGGCTTAGGACCCGTAAATGGGTGGTGAACTGCAGTCCATCCCCCGTTATCAGTCGGTTCGAACATTGGCGCATCGACGACCCAAACGAATTCCCAGGCTCCTTGATTGATCAAGTTGCAGCGCTTGCCAATTTCAAGACGCGCTGCACCTAGAAGCTGTTGAGAAGATGATCGATCACCAGCGGCGAAGAAGATTGCATCTCCTGGGTTTGCGCCAACGAGTGCTGCAATTCCTGCTTGTTCTTCTTCAGAAATGTTCTTTGAAACAGGGCCACCAAGAGTGCCATCAGCATTTACAAGAATGTATGCGATTCCCTTTGCACCTCGCGCTTTTGCCCAATCCTGCCATGCATCGAGTTCGCGACGTGGTGAATCAGCTCCGCCAGGCATAACAACTGCACCAACATATGGCGCTTGGAATACGCGGAAAGGAGTGGACTTAAAGAATTCAGTAACTTCTGTTAATTCGTATCCGAAGCGAAGGTCAGGTTTATCTGAACCGTACTTATCCATCGCATCTGCATAGGTCATATGTTTGATCGGAGTTGGAATGTCGTAACCAACAGCTTCCTTCCAGACTTTGACCAAAATCTTTTCTGCAACAGCCAAGATATCTGCCTGATCGATAAATGACATCTCGATATCTAGCTGAGTGAATTCAGGTTGGCGATCAGCGCGGAAATCTTCATCGCGGAAACAACGAGCGATCTGGTAATAACGTTCCATGCCAGCAACCATCAAGAGTTGTTTAAAGAGCTGTGGCGACTGTGGAAGTGCGTACCAGCTGCCTGGCTGCAAGCGGACAGGAACTAGGAAGTCGCGCGCACCTTCAGGAGTTGAGCGAGTCAGGTAGGGAGTTTCGATCTCAAGAAACTCAAGGTTCTCCATGACATTGCGGATGGCTGATGTGACTTTCGAACGAAGACGTAAGTTGGCAGCTGGACCTTCACGGCGGAGATCAAGATAGCGATAACGAAGACGGACTTCTTCAGAGATATCAACTTCACTTCCGGAATCAACTGGGAATGGAAGAGGTGCAGATTCGCTCAGGACCACAACATCATCGCCCATAACTTCGATTGCACCGGTAGGAATATTTGAGTTTTCATTTCCCGCAGGACGTAGCGCAACTTCGCCAGTAATTTGAAGACACCATTCAGCGCGGAGTTGTCCGGCCATCTTTTCGTCGCGAATAACTACTTGAACAGAACCAGTTGCATCGCGGAGATCGATAAAGGCAACTCCCCCGTGGTCACGTCGACGTGCGACCCAACCAGCAAGGGTTACGGTCTGGCCTGCGTGGGAAGCGCGAAGTGCTCCTGCATCCTGATTTCTTAACATTGTGAAAAGCCGCCTTTAATTGAGGGTGGATTACAACGAGAGAGCTCGCTGCAATTCCTCCTGTAATTGGTCAATCTTAACGGAGGTTGTTACTCCATCAGACATTCTCTTGAGTTCAACAGCGCCCTCTTTAAGTTCAGATTCGCCCAGAACGATGACAAATCTTGCTCCGGACTTATCGGCAGCCTTCATGGCTCCCTTAAGAGCTCGATCTCCAAAGGCAATCTCCGTTTGGATTCCAACGCTTCGTAATTGCGATGCCATAACCAGTGTCTGCTCTTTTGCACCTTCGCCGAGAGGAATGATGAAGAGATCAGATGTGAACTCTTGGGATGGGACGGTTGATTCTGCAATGGCAGCTAACAGCGCTCGATCTACTCCGAGACCAAAACCAATTCCGGAAAGAGATTGCCCACCGAGGGTTTCCATGAGGCCGTCGTAGCGACCACCGCCACCGATGCCGCTTTGCGCACCCAAATCAGGATGTACGAATTCAAATGTTGTGCCGGTGTAGTAATCCAAACCACGGACCATGCGCGGGTTGATGTTAAAAGCGATTCCCATTGCCGTGAGGTACTTCTGTACAGCTGCAAAATTCGCTGCAGATTCGGGCGACAAATAATCAAGAAGCAACGGGGCTTTTGCCATCGCAGCTTGCATATCAGGACGCTTATCATCGAAGAGGCGTAATGGGTTGATCTGCGCGCGAGCAGCAGTCGCCTCATCCAGATCAAGTGTTGTTATATATGAAAGTAAATCAACGCGATGAGCTGCGCGCGATTGCGCATCTCCTAGAGAAGTGATCTCGAGGCGATAGTTTTTTAGTCCCAAGTTCTTAAAACCACGATCTGCAATGGCAATTACTTCTGCATCGAGAGCTGGATCTTCAGTACCAATTGCTTCGATGCCCACTTGGTAGAACTGTCGATAGCGACCAGCTTGTGGTCGCTCGGCTCGGAAGAATTGGCCGGAGTACCAGACCTTGACTGGAAGCTGACCGCGATCAAGATTCTGTTCAATGACTGCTCGCATAACACCAGCAGTTCCTTCGGGACGCAAAGTAATTGAGCGACCACCTCGATCTTCAAATGTATACATCTCCTTAGAGACCACATCTGTGGATTCACCAACTCCACGACTAAAGAGATTGGTATCTTCAAAGACTGGAAGTTCCATCAATTGATAACCAGCGTTCTTCGCAGGCACGATCAACTGCTCGCGAACCCATTCGAAAGACTGGGATTCAGGAGGCAGATATTCGCGGACCCCTTTGGGCGCTTGGATCTTCTCGAACTTCATGAGGTCAATTCTTTCAGATAAGGGTTGTTTTTTCGCTCGAATTTAATTGTGGTTTCAGGTCCATGTCCTGTCAGAACCCGTAAATCATCAGAAAGTGGCAACACCTTGGATTTAAGGGTCTGCGTCATATCTTTTGCGCTGCCTGTTGGTAGGTCTGTGCGCCCTATCGAGCCAGCAAAGAGAACATCTCCGCTAATCAAAATCTCGTCATTGATGGTGAACATCAATGAACCTCGTGTATGACCAGGTGCATGGATTGCAGTGATATTCATATCGAGTAACTGCACAGTGGAACCATTCTTCAGTTCTTGCACTTTCTTAGGTTCAGTGAAATTCATGCCTTGCAGTTGAGAAATAAATTGCTCGCCATGTATTCCAGCAGGATCTGCAATAAATCTGCGGTCTTCTGAGTGAATATATGCAGGGATGTCATAACCATCGGCCAGCGGAGAGATTGAGAAGGTGTGATCAAGATGGCCGTGAGTTAAGAGAGCAGCCACAGGCTTCAGATTATGTTCTTCGATAATCATCCCGATCTCGTGGGAGATGTCGGGCATACCGGGGTCAACGATGATGCACTCTGAGCCTTCTGAAGGGGCGATAACCCAGCAATTGGTCGCAAACATGGGTGCCGGAAATGAACGGACAAGCATCTATATGACCCAATTTCTAGCGTGGATTTACGACTCGCGGAAGCACAGGGTACCTTTGACCACGTAAACACTCGCACATATCAACGAAGGTCGCGTTCACACTGAACTCAACCGACGCGCTGAAGGGGAAAAAGCCATGACCGATATCAATCCAACTGCTCTAGCTCAAACACACTCCACGCCAAGTGCTGCATCTGCACTCGTCGGAGACCCTTCACGATTTGGTCGCGTTGCCGAGGATGGCACTGTTTTTGTTCGAACCAACGATGGCGAGAAGCCTGTTGGTTCATACCCAGGAAAGACTGCCGAAGAAGCGCTCGCTTACTTCGTTCGTAAATTTGAAGCGCTCGCTTCTGAGGTTGCGCTCACTGCAGCGCGCATCACAAGTGGTGCAATGGTTCCGCAAGATGCTTATGAAGCAGTGAAGAAGCTGCGCCAGCAGGTTCGCGAACTCAATGGCGTTGGCGATCTCGACGCACTTGCTGCATCCGTTGAGCAGATTGAGCCACTTATCGAAGGTCATCGCGAGGCATATGAGGCAAAGAAGGCTGCCGAGTCAGTTGCTAAGGCCGCTCGTCGCGAACAAATTTTGGTTGAGAAAGAGAAGATTGTTGCTGAAGCTGAATCACTCGCTCTCTCAGAGAATTGGAAGGTCACTGGCGATCGTCTTAAGGCGCTCCTCGACGAGTGGAAGGCTGCTCCTCGTTTAGATAAGAAAGCAGATGCTGAGTTCTGGAAGCGATTCTCAGCTTCTCGCAATAAGTTCGATAAGCGTCGCCGCACTCACTTCGCTGCGCTAGAAGCAACTGCCGGCAAAGTCTCAGAGGCAAAGACAGCGATCATCGCCGAGGCTGAAAAACTTGCAACATCAACTGATTGGGTAGCAACTGCTCGTCGTTTCAAGGTTTTGATGGATCAGTGGAAGGCAGCAGGTCGCGGAAAGAAGGGCGACGATGCAAAGATGTGGGCTCGCTTTAAAGCAGCTCAGGATCAATTCTTTACTGCAAAGAACGCAGATCTCGAGAAGCGCGAAGTCTCAATGGCTGCAAACCTCATTAAGCGTGAAGAAATCATCGTTCAGATCGAAGCACTTGTTCCGTTCACTGATGTGAAGCAGGCAAAGAACGCGCTCCGCGAACTCATGAATTCTTGGACAAAGATTGGCATCACGAACCGCGATAAGCGCGCAGCTCTCGATGCTCGCGTCTCTAAGGTTGAGGATGCAATCAAGGAAGCTGAAGCTGAGATCTGGCGTAAGACAGATCCAACTGCGAAGGCTCGTGCAGCTGAAGTTGTTAAGCAGCTATCTGACTCTATTGAAAGCTACGAGAAGGCTGCTGCTAAGGCAAAGGCTGCAGGCAATGAGAAGAAGGCTAAGGAAGCCGCTGAATCTGCTGAGGCTCGTAAATCTTGGCTTGCAGAAGCCCAGAAGCATCTCGCTGAATTTAACTAACAGTTAATTCTTAGGTTCGATAGACGTCGTAGACGCCTTCGATACCGCGCA
Encoded proteins:
- the hisS gene encoding histidine--tRNA ligase; the protein is MKFEKIQAPKGVREYLPPESQSFEWVREQLIVPAKNAGYQLMELPVFEDTNLFSRGVGESTDVVSKEMYTFEDRGGRSITLRPEGTAGVMRAVIEQNLDRGQLPVKVWYSGQFFRAERPQAGRYRQFYQVGIEAIGTEDPALDAEVIAIADRGFKNLGLKNYRLEITSLGDAQSRAAHRVDLLSYITTLDLDEATAARAQINPLRLFDDKRPDMQAAMAKAPLLLDYLSPESAANFAAVQKYLTAMGIAFNINPRMVRGLDYYTGTTFEFVHPDLGAQSGIGGGGRYDGLMETLGGQSLSGIGFGLGVDRALLAAIAESTVPSQEFTSDLFIIPLGEGAKEQTLVMASQLRSVGIQTEIAFGDRALKGAMKAADKSGARFVIVLGESELKEGAVELKRMSDGVTTSVKIDQLQEELQRALSL
- a CDS encoding MBL fold metallo-hydrolase is translated as MFATNCWVIAPSEGSECIIVDPGMPDISHEIGMIIEEHNLKPVAALLTHGHLDHTFSISPLADGYDIPAYIHSEDRRFIADPAGIHGEQFISQLQGMNFTEPKKVQELKNGSTVQLLDMNITAIHAPGHTRGSLMFTINDEILISGDVLFAGSIGRTDLPTGSAKDMTQTLKSKVLPLSDDLRVLTGHGPETTIKFERKNNPYLKELTS
- a CDS encoding DUF349 domain-containing protein, giving the protein MTDINPTALAQTHSTPSAASALVGDPSRFGRVAEDGTVFVRTNDGEKPVGSYPGKTAEEALAYFVRKFEALASEVALTAARITSGAMVPQDAYEAVKKLRQQVRELNGVGDLDALAASVEQIEPLIEGHREAYEAKKAAESVAKAARREQILVEKEKIVAEAESLALSENWKVTGDRLKALLDEWKAAPRLDKKADAEFWKRFSASRNKFDKRRRTHFAALEATAGKVSEAKTAIIAEAEKLATSTDWVATARRFKVLMDQWKAAGRGKKGDDAKMWARFKAAQDQFFTAKNADLEKREVSMAANLIKREEIIVQIEALVPFTDVKQAKNALRELMNSWTKIGITNRDKRAALDARVSKVEDAIKEAEAEIWRKTDPTAKARAAEVVKQLSDSIESYEKAAAKAKAAGNEKKAKEAAESAEARKSWLAEAQKHLAEFN
- the aspS gene encoding aspartate--tRNA ligase; the protein is MLRNQDAGALRASHAGQTVTLAGWVARRRDHGGVAFIDLRDATGSVQVVIRDEKMAGQLRAEWCLQITGEVALRPAGNENSNIPTGAIEVMGDDVVVLSESAPLPFPVDSGSEVDISEEVRLRYRYLDLRREGPAANLRLRSKVTSAIRNVMENLEFLEIETPYLTRSTPEGARDFLVPVRLQPGSWYALPQSPQLFKQLLMVAGMERYYQIARCFRDEDFRADRQPEFTQLDIEMSFIDQADILAVAEKILVKVWKEAVGYDIPTPIKHMTYADAMDKYGSDKPDLRFGYELTEVTEFFKSTPFRVFQAPYVGAVVMPGGADSPRRELDAWQDWAKARGAKGIAYILVNADGTLGGPVSKNISEEEQAGIAALVGANPGDAIFFAAGDRSSSQQLLGAARLEIGKRCNLINQGAWEFVWVVDAPMFEPTDNGGWTAVHHPFTGPKPEFAATFKSDPASALAYAYDIVLNGTELGGGSIRIHDRNIQKDVFTVIGLSDEEAQSKFGFLLEAFNYGPPPHGGIALGLDRVCALLTGSDSIREVIAFPKTASGGDPLTGAPTPITPAQRKEAAIDWTPPKE
- the alaS gene encoding alanine--tRNA ligase; this translates as MDSAEIRSRWLRFFESENRQGLTHTVVPSASLIADDPNLLLVNAGMVPFKPFFLGEVTPPYKRATSVQKCVRTLDIDEVGKTTRHASFFQMCGNFSFGDYFKEGAISLAWELLTRPVADGGYGFPEERLWVTVYLDDDEAADIWHKKIGIPRERIQRRDMADNFWSMGVPGPCGPCSEIYYDRGPEYGVEGGPIADENRYMEVWNLVFMQNERGAGGGKDGYPILGELPAKSIDTGLGLERTAALLQGVENIYEIDTTMQILKKASALAGVNYGKSQNTDVSLRVVADHARTSAMLIGDGVTPGNEGRGYVLRRMMRRTIRNMRLLGVNDPIMSELTVAAIGAMGPQYPELIADQKRILAVSVAEEESFLQTLKAGTQIFDMASTQLKSTKKNVLPGEEVFKLHDTYGFPFDLTLEMAREEGLEVDEDGFRRLMNEQRDRAKADAKAKKSGHTDLSEYKKIADSKGASSFVGYTHSETESVINGILVDGLSVASANSGQDVEIVLDRTPFYAEGGGQLADGGRITLSNGAVVEIEDVQTPVNGLSVHRGRVISGEVTTGSQALAAIDMERRHAISRAHTATHMVHKAFREILGETATQAGSENSPGRFRFDFPSTGAVPDSVLNEVESRVNTLLLDNLAVTAETMTQDAAKKIGAMALFGEKYGDQVRVVSVGDWARELCGGTHVERSGQLGVVKLLSESSVGAGVRRVEALVGVDAYKFLAREHVLLNSLTEIIKGARTEELPERISDLLNKIKDIEKELAAVRSAQAMGQIGALADSAQVLNGTTTVTAVLPDGITGDDLRKIALDLKARAPQSAVALISANEGKPVLVVAVSDAAKATGLKAGALVKIGSTILGGGGGGKDDFAQGGGTDASKSQAALLAIADSISGK
- the ruvX gene encoding Holliday junction resolvase RuvX produces the protein MRGRRIAFDYGDVRTGVALCDPDGILASPLCVLETKSKNFITEISSLLSEHEPIRIFIGKPLNMSGITGESAEKVEAFVGQVQSITNLPIQLVDERLSTVSAQRKLKEAGVSMRDSKSLIDAMAAVAILEQGLLSETLE
- a CDS encoding DUF948 domain-containing protein — translated: MGPGGIATIIAAASLFVIAVAIAYTVFRVSKFIDEAKTSLKAFTDDTTPLLSESTRTLELINGPLESFAKITKNVEEVTSKVTGATTGFMESPTGRVAGALLGAATLSKGRKSKKKSD